AACTcactgtgatgtgtgtgtgtgtgtttgatgtgtgtgtgtgtgtcagctggtCCAGCAGCAGGCTCTGGTAGCCCAGGCTCAGTATCTGTCTCCCGCAGCATCAATGCAGATCCAGCAGATGGCAGCACTCAACGCCAGCGGCATCATTGCTACACCCATCACACCTCCATCCGGTACACACTCCATCAGCACACTCACAAACTCCTAAACATATCACTCTTACAAACATTACAAGCTAAggaatcaatttagagaaatatAAGGCCCTAAATGCTGTttcaaaagtcttaaatgctgtttcaaaattaaattgtgtgtaatttttggacactgtacaacaataattcatatcTTTTCCAATACTATGGGGTTAGGGTAGTGAttgacattattaaaatacaatttatagggtaatttaataaataatataaacaattattgttataattactgtttttaagtGATAGGTAGTTTTCGgataggggtagacattaataaaatacaattaaaagggtattttaattaataatataaatggatctcgttataattactgtttttgagTGCTGGGTAGTTTTCGGGCAGGggtagatgtttaaaaaaatctatttctataggcgccccctgctggtaaaGTCTAGAGGGGATACAGCTGGGGATattcacatcaatatagcatcatttttgtgacacggctttactgtgagggttggggttgggttagacattcataaatacaatttattgggtaatttattaaataatataattaattcacgttataattactgtttttaagtGATGGGCAGATtttgggtaggggtagacgtttataaaatacaatttaatatgtaatttattaaataaaataaatatttctcattGGGTTGAGGGTTGGGGTGGTCCTCTTCTTTTCTTGAGCTCAGTTTATAACATTACTTTCTACCTGTCAGTCAAACCTCTGCGCTGCTCTATGATTGGCTACAGGTGCAAACACTCCACCCACTCTTGCAGCCACGCCCGTGTCAGCTCTGCCTCAACCAATCGCAGTGAACGGCTACAGTCACTTACCACCAACAACCAATGGACAGCCAGCGTCAGAAATCTACACCAATGGCCTTCATCCATATCAAGGTGAATTACAAATCTAACACACACAATCCCCAAACACCAGAGCAGTGAGTTCTGCAAGAACAGGAATTCAAAAAGTGTAAAATGCGGTGGTTATCAAGGCGGTTTAACCTCCGCCTGCTGTTTATTTACTCTTTCTTTTGTTAATTAAGGGCGTTCATTGTGAAATTTGATGTGTATGTTTGAGCAAACATGTGTAGCTCAAATGTCATCTGTTCATGCAGGGGCTGTTATTAATTCCTGGCTGTTTACTTTGACTGTAGCTTCACAATACAACACAAGACATCTCTCTTTTGTCTAGTTTAATTATGATTCATCCTTTATCCACAGCAGATCTGCTGAGCACAATAGGTTAACATAACTCTGATTGGGTGTATATTTGTCCATGTTCAGCATACATCATgctctgtgtatgtatgtgtgtgtaatagCGACACGTCAGagtagagctcattaatattcgtGACAcaatccaaatatggtcaattatgGACCTTCTGATTCTGTGGTGCATAGCCGGCCCTCCCTATGAGcgaactaagcggctgcttagggccccaccACCACTAGGGGGCCCCCACAACCCACTTGTGGTGCAAGCTGTTTCCTTgctgaaattgtttttatttgcatttttttgaattaaattaaattgaattaaatattcatacattttcacttaaaaaaaatcacaattttattaaagttgaaatttttttcgtgtgaaggtcatgtgatcaaCAGGAAGcttgcagcatctcatttctcatatGTGTTCTCGCGGTTCCAGTTTATCCTTCCAAGGTGACCTGTAAGAGCGACCGGTCACCACAAGACTGCAAATCCATGCACAGACACAGCCATGGCCATTGCCTACCCTGTTATACACCTGATATATTTTGGAAATTGGACCgcgaaaatgaaacaaaactaacATTATCCTTCAGGCAAAGAAAAACTGAGGGGAAAAATGatataataaatctaaatgaTATGATGAAATCATAATCTAACAGCACAGTTATCAAAAATAGGCAAGTGCAGATTAATAATAcagcatatatttattttttttcctggtATTACAGACCCGTTTTCCAGTCTAAAAGGCATTTAACTGATTAAGCGCTAAAATATTTTGCACACTGGTAATATTTTCCCTGAGACATATTTATAAAAGTGATGTCCTATTGAATTAATCTTAGTAATATACGCTCTGATCCTGCATCTTCAATGTGAGGAACAGGGAAGAAGACTGAAGGAAATATTACCGTGTTTGGGGATCAACATCAACCCAGTATTTGTTGCTTCCCTTTTTCTGATATgctatttatattcatatttttcatatttactaaaaacatggtggataagttggcggttcattctgctgtggcgacccctgataaataagtgactaagctgaaggaaaatgaataaatgaatgtgcaAAGACCTTTAGTTTGTGTTCACTAGAATAAAGTTGGTTTGTCTTCTTTCCAGCCCAGAGTCCAGTGGCGGCGTTAGACCCGCTCCAACAGGCCTACGCAGGCATGCAGCAttacacaggtgtgtgtgtgtgtgtgtgtgttgtgtcagATCAGATTATATCTTTCTGTGTCAGCatttgtaaaagtgtgtgtgtgtgtgtgtgtgtgtgtgtgtgtgtgtgtgtgtgtgtgtgtgtgtgtgtgtttgtgttttacagcTGCTTACCCGACAGCATATGGACTGGTGAGCCCTCAGTTCCTCCAGCAGCCCACACTGATCAGCCAACAGCAGCTGCAGAGAGAAGGTGCTCACGCTATCAATGACCACAATTACACTTACTTTGATAAACAGGACGCTTAGGTTACccttcatttaataataaatcccTTTCTTAAAGCATTGCATTATGTGCAGTTTCTCACAATGTGTTCGCGAAGCTAAcatcgagtgtgtgtgtgtgtgtgtgtggtgcaggTCCTGAGGGCTGTAATGTCTTCATTTACCATTTACCTCAAGAGTTCACTGACTCAGAAATGCTCCAGATGTTTCTGCCTTTCGGCAACGTCATTTCTGCTAAAGTGTTTGTGGATCGGGCAACCAATCAAAGCAAGTGCTTCGGTGAGAATTTGCATATtaggctcagtgtgtgtgtgtgctgtacaaCATGTGAATACACAGTCCTGCCTTTGTAAGCGTCATGCTTTACTAGTCCCGACTCATACTACATCCTAAACCtatgtacatttttttcatgACCTCTCGCTGTTTTTCTGTTCATCTCTTCTTATTGTCAGGCTTTGTGAGCTTTGATAATCCAGCGAGTGCTCAGACGGCCATCCAGGCCATGAACGGCTTTCAGATCGGCATGAAGAGGCTCAAAGTGCAGCTGAAGAGGCCCAAAGATGCCAACAGGCCCTACTGAGATTGACACAGGTGAGAGGAAACATACAGGCAAATAATAAGAGCATGATATGAAggataaatacaattataaatcaGAGATGGCACATTTTAATAGGCATTAGACACTTTCAGCTcaggaaaaaaagcattttatttatccCTTATGAAACAAAGAACATGAAACATTGATGCTCAGCTCACAATCTGGCCttaacaccatgaaagcatggatccatcctgccttgtatcagcggttcaggctggtggtggtggtgtaatggtgtgggggagattttctttgggtccattagtaccaattgagcatcaacgccacagcctacctgagtattgctgctgaccatgtccatccctttatgagcacagtgtctccatcttcatgtcataaagctcaatcatctcagactgatgaacatgacgatgagttcactgtactcaaatggcctgcacagtcaccagagctcaatccaatagagcagcttttggATGTGGTGACAAATCtgatgtgatgctatcatgtcaacatggagcaaaatctctgaggaatatttccagtagcttgttgaatctattccacGAAGGATTCAAGCAGTTCtgaaaagggggtccaacccagtactaaggtgtacctaaaaaagtggccaatgagtgtaggTCATCAATCTAACAGCGAGAAGCTGCAGAGAGGTTTTGTTTCTGAAACTGAACAGCGCTTTAATGCAGTCTCTGCCTCTTTCTCTTGTAGGATGAAGATTATTGAAGAGCGACTGATTCAATCATGAGATGTTTGTCATCTTGCACacttcagagtgtgtgtgtgtgtgagtgtgtgtgtatgcaaatgACCAATTTTAAAAGTACATAAAGCACATGCCAATAGTATTAGCAACTAAAAACACTATATTATGTGGACCACTGAAGCACGAAAACAGTCTAATTTTTCATAATAAACagataagaataataaataactaaaaaaaaaaagagcagctaCAATGAATGACATTATCAGGTCACAATAAATGAGCTCAATGTAAACGTTTGCTCACAAAACGAATGATATTGCAGTATTAACCCTTTCAGggtcaaattaaattttagaaacaggcaaaatctatgcttttaactgttgcaaatcagcaacgcctgccttgagagggttaaAATCTAAGGATTTCTACTGTTTCATTGTAAATGGGCTgtatggggggggggggcaggTTTTAATATTGTTGCTTTTAATTGAtcggtttgttcatatttgaggAATAAGCACGCTCTCTTGCTTTTCATGTTTTAAGAGATGCGCATTATTAAGCAATTATTGAACTTTGTAACTTATTGAAAAATGAATTTCAGTGTTGATATTTATGTCTTTTTTGATCAAATGTTTGTTtctaatttaaagaaaataaaggtGTTAATAAAAGagtcactttatttatttgtagacTAGGTGGTATGAAAATATATGTGAATAAACTGCAATGTTTGGGGACAAGATTAGAATAAACGAAGGTTGAGGGAACgtttcttcatggtttaaaagcgttctttagattattaaaatgtttataacaaCAAAATCTGCTCTGTGTGAATCTGGTTGAGTTGCTGACACTTTTATTTGAGCAAGTGgtactaaaactgaatattgagtagggggcggggctttcttttttgcatcattccctcatagctcAAACTAACAGTAAAaagggcgtggctaagaatattgtgtGTGAAGGATCAACTTGACTTCATCAGAGAAAGAGCAAATCGAAACGCAGAGGCTTGAAAATGATCAAAACATAGAGTGTGTCCCAATTTGCATAGTTATGCACTataccaggcatgtccaaactcagtctcccgcaaagtttggttccaaccccaatcagacatgCCTAAgctggctaatcaagctcttactaggctttctaggaacatccttgcaggtttgttgaggcaggttggagctaaaatctgcaggataacaaccctccagggccgagtttgcaCACCCCTGCACTAtactacgccattttgtagtataaatagtataaGTACTGTAGTGCATACAGACTGAAGATACTattgtgcactttaaatacccggatgatgcacttattcgaCTGTTAAAAAGCAGTGTGTGTTATTGAACACTTCACGCACCTAACTGCCACAGCTTTGCTCAGTTAGCTGGAGGGGCGGAGCTACTACTTAAAGGGAGGGGCTACATATGAAAAGGCGGAGCTATTAGGCTATGATGTTGGGTTACTTTGTTTTTGATTGGTGAAAGCAGAACTGTGATTGAAATAATCAAAATAGTGAATATGCCACCTCCGGATGGTGAATGCGGTTCTACTCATGGCAACTActatttggtcatttattttactaTCGTTAAACGTCGTCTGGGATATGTTATTATATtctgtttagtaaaaaaacaatgtttcGTTTGGGACGGCACTAAACTGATGTGGCTGTATTTTAGGCTGCATTTTAGGGATGGGGCTGTAGACAATGTGAAACATTCTCTggtgagtccaccttcactgtctttcccacatccgggagagttacagtgtggagaatCCCCAAAGAAGCGTCCCACCCAGACTGctgatgcccagagtgaagcatgagGGGGGGTCAGTGATGGTTTGTGctcaatatcatggcattcccttgACCCAATATGTGCTAGATGGGCACTGGGTCACTGCCAGGACTACCGacccattctggaggaccatgtgaccggtgctggagcaagctgaactgcagctctaggcaaaggacgccGCCCTCAAACCGAAAGTGAAAAGAAATGACCGGTTATAAAATTGACCGGTTATAAAATTAATgatatgcacagatgaattgttcaccataCAACTAGcagtgtgagctaacaaaatcaatatagtTAGTTTTGATTTTAGGTGTACTTTAAACTTTAGAAAGTAAGCTGGGTAAGTCAAGCTTTGCCTTATTTTAGAGTCCGGAACAagagtctctctctctgtctctctctctctctctctctgtgatgTCATGATGATGTTTAAGCCCCGCCCGTTCcgttattctctctctctttctctctctctccgccGATCCTACGTGAGTTACCGACGCTCGTTCATCACCGGATCCAAGCGGAAGAAATACTCAGACAATCAGGAAATACCATTCAAACTCTCCGCAGCGGCTTCTCTCCCTGTCACACCGATTTTACCGCCTAGAAAACTTTTTGCGATCTTAGGGGAGAGATGAGGGTGGTACACAGCCTGACCGAACCGTAGATCCACTAACGGAGCGTTTAAAACAGCGAAGAACAGCCTCAGGATACCATTATTACCACCATAATCATCAAAATCACCATCACGGTCCGGTTCGCGTTGACCGACTCCACCACACACTGAAGTGAGTAACGCTACTTCCTCTGTTTATTACAACATTACTGCATGCGTGTTCctacttaaaggggtagttcacacagaaatgaacattctgtcatcatttaggatactcaatagaggtaaagttggttttatattcgcacattcattaatttatcagTCTCTAGATTGTTTTAAAAGGTATGAAGTCACACGAGGAGAGTAAATTAGTgggtaaagtttaattttgttggtgaactatccctttaagaacgtTTTGGAGATCATTTTGTATAAAGAAGTGTCTCTATACTTGTGTAATGTGTAGATAATGTTCATGTTAATGTGCAGAACTTGGTCTTTAGGGTTATAAACGTAGCTGGGAGTATTTATAAGTAGCTGTAGGCTATAAGAAATAGAAGTCTGTACAGTGTGTCtgtttcacataaaaaaaaaaatactataataatttataGTCACCACTATTGTGTTTTTGAACCATTCTTTACCATACTACCAAACAGTaatgtgtattatactgtatatattatagcaaTTACAAAACATCAGCAATAAATGCTACTGTACATCATAACTCTGAGCtcaaaatgtaataattactgtagtatactttCGTTTTTACTATTGCACGGTGGTGTATTATAGTATAACataccctgattaataaaaaccAATGCTTTTGTGTTTATAACTATCAgttgatagaggtaaagttggttttatattcgcacatttgttcatttagcagtctctatattgtttaccatgttactttgaatattctgtcggaattagcatgcaagcaTGACTTCGAAACAGCATTAACACTATcaaattgactgtgaacaatgctgtactttgatagtcatttactgcttatatgatttccctatttagactTTGATAACGATACTTTTCTGAAAAatcatattattaaggagaaagtctgaatatccgaatttaaaaccaactttacctctatgtttcatatcttttttttcatctgtttgaacacaaaagatgatatctTAAAAATGTACCTGtaagcctgtaaccattggctttcatagtgtttgttttgcCATTATGAAGGTTCAGGATTTCAGCTTTCTTAAAGACATCTTCTTTAGTGTATAGCAGAAGAAAAAATCTCTTTTAAAGGTATGAAAGCACACGAGGAGAGTAAATTAGTgggtaaagtttaattttgttggtgaactatccctttaagaacgtTTTGGAGATCATTTTGTATGAAGAAGTGTCTCTATACTTGTGTAATGTGTAGATAATGTTCATGTTAATGTGCAGAACTTGGTCTGTTAGGGTTATAAATGCAGCCAGGAGTATTTATAACTAGCTGTAGACTATAAGAAAACAATAGAAGTCTATACAGTGTGTCTGttttcacattaaaaaaatactatattcaTTTATAGTCACCACTATTGTGTTTTTGAACTAAACTTTACCATACTACCAAACAGTaatgtgtattatactgtatatattatagcaaTTACAAAACATCAGCAATAAATGCTACTGTACATCATAActcttgtaatgtaatgtaataaatactgtagtatactttcgTTTTTACTATTGCACGGTGGTGTATTATAGTATAACacaccctgattaataaaaaccAATGCATTTGTGCTTATAACTATCAgttgatagaggtaaagttggttttatatttgcacatttgttcatttagcagtctctatattgtttaccatgttactttgaatattcgattggaattagcatgcaagcaTGACTTCTAAACATTAACACTATCATGATATACTGTGAATATATcataattgactgtgaacaatgttgtaataataaataacaacattaaaataacaataaaggcTACTGTACATCATAACTCTGAgctcaaaatgtaataaatactgtagtatactttcgTTTTTACTATTGCACGGTGGTGTATTATAGTATGACacaccctgattaataaaaaccAGTAGTTTTGTGTTCATTATTGTAGTTATTGTGTTAACATAGTAGCTATTGAATTACTAACATATTAATTCAAGTGTTTTACTAGTGCAAAAACTCCATAGTAATCACTACAGTACTTTTTCTTGAGGGTTTGGAAAGGCTACACAAATGTGCACAGAAATAACATGAAGCTAAAATGTAAGGAAACGTtcaatttattaacttttatattcattttagggttattttgtagataaagtttgtaatattgtgttgtttttattgattattgatgTAGTGTATAGAAGTAAAGTGTAAAAGATGTTCATTCTCATTTAAAAGCATGCAAATGGAGCACAGTGGAGGTTTAATAGGGCCTTTATTAGGCTAAGTGTGGGGGTCAAATGTCCTGCCGCCTGCAGCCAAAAGGCCCTTTAGGAACAATAGATGGAGGGCCAATATAATGGCCACCATATGCAAATCCTTTCAGTGCATTGATTTACTCCTTGTTTAATCACTTCTGTCCTTTCATCTCATCAAGCATAGCTTTTTTTATTACTCTGTACATCTTATTTCTCCAGGCATTTTTCCTAAATGAATGGTCTCTGTGATTTTATCAGTCAGCGTGAGCTCACTTTTACATCTTTTCCACTTATGGAAAACATTGCAGCAGACGACGGGCATTTTCAGCCGCCTCGTTTAGTCATTTTACTGACTGTTTTAACCACAATGGGTCAACTTCGAGAATAAAATGTGTAAGAACTTCtgttttaaaatcaaaacacttaattaacaaatgtgtttttgaaccatGCAGTAGTAAATACTGTATacgctcactggccactttattaggtacaccttgctagttcCCAGTTGGACcgcattttgccttcagaactgtcgtAATCCTTCATGGAatagattcagcaagctactggaaatattcctcagagattttgctccatattgacatgatagcatcacacagttgctgcagatttgcacatccatgatgccaatctgccgttccaccacatcccaaagctgctctattggattgagatctggggcctcatgtatcaacgctgcgtacgcacaaaaactttgcgtacgccaggtttcacgctcagaatcgctcacgtttggatttactaacaatgaactgaacgtgggaatttgcgcaggttcacggcaggtttctggcaggcgtacgcacattttttgtgcgtgtctgttttatttccattggcgactcctagaggcagttgtgttaaattcttctctacaaagtgtctgatccttgcaatggcgtctgtatgagacgggttcatatagtaggtatgtaagatttccataccatacagttgaccagctaaacattaaagcacaatttgcagcggtcgcctgttttcccaatgtaatctgagctatctactgcacacacattgctataaagacactatgtgaagataaatttgcatgcgtgaatcagaaacatttccattcaataaatgtgcaaataaaatatgatgcacaaacttattgatgattcctacttgtctttctcgtgataaatagtgggcaaaatctgatatgtagcgggaaaaaaaagaagaaagaattcatcagacgctggattcgagccgagttatgctcgaacgtgtcagtacatgatcatatgcttcttatgaggtgcgccactgagactgcgaagggtattgcaacattttacagatataaaccacactatttcttttttaaatgcactcagtgcgatgttcagacccaactgtgttaaccgtatcagctaaactctcccactctattttttttcttttgttgttaattccgccgaacaaacttgcaaataacagcgcttttctccggtctacctccgaaagcagcacctccaattcacattctgttcaaagtttctctttttgcttgcttttgccattgctttttcgttgggtttttacattagcatagtcattagcatattcatacgggggaggaggcagggaggggttttgtgctcgtgcatgttgcgctcagtttcacgttcattcggatgtacaaaagaatatgcgtgagactcggcgtacgcagtgtttcatacatctgaatttttttctgcgtacgcacatttacagctttgtgcgtacgcaatgttttagtaagatttccacgcaagtcttcgtacatgaggcccctggtgactgtggaggccattgacATGTtcgccagtctgagatgattgagctttatgacatgctgtgttatcctgctggaagtagccatcagaagatggagacactgtgctcataaagggatggacatggtcagcagcaatactcagccgcgacccaaatttttaggaactataatacaattttaggaattatacttaatttgtatttatttgttagcataaccaagtagtgacagataaatcataagaaattcaccaagacttacaaatgaacactttattttattgctgtcatttaacaaaatggatcaaattatagaaatattgcaaagtaaaaacgacaaatactgttaatgaaaaacttattaaaacatgttttctggtttctaaatgttgttttactttagaaggtttcatgctcacttatgagagcacctcacatcatatgacactgaggctttaagtctttttgtcGTCTGTATATatcattattttacatatttgggGTGGAACTTGtgctttgacatatttgttgcaataattaaaggaaatttcccatgtcaaacggtagggttgtcgcgcacgcatttcaaaataaaactcTGGTattagcaaaataagtaaaaaactgtacttttaatttttttttccgacCACACACTCCGCGCGACTCACTGGAAATGTTCCAAGTGGgttgcgacccaccagttgagaaacactgctctattggtactaatgagcccaaagtgtgccaagaaaatatcccgtATTCCATTagaaaccctagagatggttgtgcgtgaaaaccccagtagatcagaagtttctgaaatactcagagcagcccgtctgccCCCAACAACCAtctaagtcacttaaatcccctttcttccccattatgagtggccggtgagtgtatatcataGCATTTACAACACATTGGTAATAAATGCTACACAAaaactgtagtattaactatagtgaagtGATAAACTGTACAAATACTGTAGTTTACCTTAATTTTACTACATTAATCTGtgatgaaagtgcaattattttacTACAGGAGGACTTTAGATGTACTTTAGTTAACAATTGCACGTTTTAAGATGATTAAATGTTCTTGTTGGTTGAGATAAATGCAATGCAATTCAATTTGAATCCCTATTTGGATAGACAGATAGTGTGTGTAAGCGCACGTGTGTGTCCATTTAACTGGATCGGATGATGGACCACAGTTCAAAAGTCCATGTGTCTGCATTTGGTCAGCTTTTTTCTGTTCATCTCCTATGAAACATTTACCCAACACTGTCGCTTCATCCGgccacgcacacacgcacacgcacacacacacacgcacacacacgcacgcacgcacgcacgcacgcacgcacgcacacacgcacacacacacacacacacacacacacacacacacacacacacacacttttttcatCTTGAATTGTAAAAACTCCCAAAATAGAGTATCTTCGACTCGACACACCAGCATAAGACACCCttgccgttgtgtgtgtgtgtgtgtgtgtgtgtgtgtatgtgaatcaTGTGGAGGATGTGACTAATAAGCCAAGAGCTGAACACAGCCATGACACATTCCATCTTCTAATGTTTGCTTATACCTTTGACCTAATTAACATAAATCTGCATAAATCTGACTACTTCAGTAGATAAGAGAAGATCGGGGGAGTGAGGGTGGTTGTCACACTTTGCTCTAGTCAAATGTCGATCTGTATATATAAACTACCTGATGACagtcttgtcgtggatcccagttgtaaatttacaattaaaaatggcaatctttggagatcttttctgctggagatcctgttgtcccaaaaaacaaacaaacaaaatacagtaaataaaatcttacatatacctggcggttttaaaaccttaacttttccaatctgcggtataccttgaagacggttatcatcccataatgcataatgcagttcacaaatgtaaactagacagtaaagttcgtcgagacaaactttgaggctggcttgacatagcctgttggtaatagtttaattagtttcaaaacagttttgagtataagtagcatgttattagcatgattctagcatggattagcatgttattagcatgaattagcatgttattagtatgattctagcatgggttagcatgttattagcatgaattagcacgattctagcacgaattagcgtgttactagcatgattctagcatgaattagcatgtcattagcatgtttccagtatgaattagcatgattagcatatgagtagcatgttgctagcatgattggcatgtcattagcatgttagaattattagcattttattgcacagctaattacagtctatgggacagttgctagggtgcagtatgtggtagttaggggtgtggctagaaagttaaaagtccatcagtgattggctgctggctagactgagttaaatgagctcagccattagtctgtaggacagtttaatgca
This sequence is a window from Danio rerio strain Tuebingen ecotype United States chromosome 16, GRCz12tu, whole genome shotgun sequence. Protein-coding genes within it:
- the celf3b gene encoding CUGBP Elav-like family member 3; the encoded protein is MKEPDAIKLFIGQIPRNLEEKDLKPIFEQYGKIYELTVIKDKYTGMHKGCAFLTYCARESAVKAQSALHEQKTLPGMNRPIQVKPADSEGRGEDRKLFVGMLGKQQSDEDVRKIFEPFGGIDECTVLRGPDGTSKGCAFVKFQSHSEAQSAINSLHGSRTLPGASSSLVVKFADTEKERGVRRMQQVTSQLGVYTPVTLNFNAYNAYTQALVQQQALVAQAQYLSPAASMQIQQMAALNASGIIATPITPPSGANTPPTLAATPVSALPQPIAVNGYSHLPPTTNGQPASEIYTNGLHPYQAQSPVAALDPLQQAYAGMQHYTAAYPTAYGLVSPQFLQQPTLISQQQLQREGPEGCNVFIYHLPQEFTDSEMLQMFLPFGNVISAKVFVDRATNQSKCFGFVSFDNPASAQTAIQAMNGFQIGMKRLKVQLKRPKDANRPY